The following coding sequences lie in one Panicum virgatum strain AP13 chromosome 6N, P.virgatum_v5, whole genome shotgun sequence genomic window:
- the LOC120679398 gene encoding uncharacterized protein LOC120679398 translates to MHRGMCAVDGGSTLKFIDVVACKRIPSVDGDTFTISTYTLTTMEVGRMGWDKDVVAPMTAEEVWPLKAPTPVPHKVPLFLLASMDRPEIIHFQLSECTDYIDTVTLVTIDMIARTVVWVHPYIKGEQELYDEDADLAVARSSLQQPFLPVEFSIN, encoded by the coding sequence ATGCACCGTGGCATGTGCGCCGTTGACGGCGGGAGCACACTCAAGTTTATTGATGTTGTGGCCTGCAAGCGAATACCCAGCGTCGACGGCGACACCTTCACCATCTCCACCTACACGCTGACGACGATGGAGGTCGGCCGCATGGGGTGGGACAAGGATGTCGTTGCCCCAATGACGGCCGAGGAGGTATGGCCACTCAAGGCGCCTACACCGGTCCCGCACAAGGTGCCCTTGTTCCTCCTCGCGAGCATGGATAGGCCCGAGATCATCCACTTCCAGCTGTCGGAGTGCACCGATTACATCGACACGGTGACGCTGGTCACCATCGACATGATCGCTAGGACAGTGGTGTGGGTGCACCCGTACATCAAGGGGGAGCAGGAGCTTTATGACGAAGATGCTGATCTGGCTGTGGCGAGGTCCAGCCTTCAGCAACCTTTTCTTCCTGTTGAGTTCTCAATCAATTAG